The Lycium barbarum isolate Lr01 chromosome 12, ASM1917538v2, whole genome shotgun sequence genome includes a region encoding these proteins:
- the LOC132622641 gene encoding uncharacterized protein LOC132622641 gives MKDSDSVMASTMLSSNSIDLTIKPLDKNKEQTYKEVTQNEICEEHNGSKKQKELDESFEQVIPQNQQQEDDNNGEFELNIVTSKDSLSDNVDDTLRENNIDGGSKLPVSEEKDENYYRLKQGLPRSTKFCSIINIYKRTNRLSSPEVEYNWSRPSTLDNKKSKVHKEGKTGKDQEGTLEETLPDKQKQKVIHGDFESLGEDSLVNNSKHSLTDNNADNTYEKIDEDCHVNEGIPKNTISNSLCILAKVAISKDRNESNTRNDQKDVFEEELT, from the exons ATGAAGGACTCGGATTCGGTGATG GCGAGTACAATGTTAAGTTCCAATAGTATTGACCTCACCATTAAG CCACTTGACAAAAATAAAGAGCAAACTTATAAAGAGGTGACACAAAATGAGATATGTGAAGAACATAACGGAAGCAAAAAACAAAAGGAGCTAGATGAATCTTTCGAGCAAGTAAtacctcaaaatcaacaacaagaaGACGACAACAATG GTGAGTTTGAGCTCAATATTGTCACAAGTAAAGATAGTCTctcggataatgtagatgatacTCTAAGGGAAAATAACATTGATGGTGGCTCAAAACTTCCCGTAAGTGAAGAAAAAGATGAAAACTACTACCGCTTGAAACAAGGGTTACCAAGGAGCACAAAATTCTGTTCCATTATTAACATTTACAAG CGCACGAATAGGCTCTCATCACCTGAAGTTGAATATAATTGGAGTCGCCCAAGTACTCTAGATAACAAAAAATCTAAAGTACATAAAGAAGGCAAAACAGGAAAAGATCAAGAGGGAACTTTGGAGGAGACACTCCCTGATAAACAAAAGCAAAAAGTTATCCATG GTGATTTTGAGAGCCTTGGTGAAGATAGTCTGGTGAATAATTCTAAGCATAGCTTAACGGACAATAACGCTGATAATACATATGAAAAAATAGATGAAGACTGCCATGTAAATGAGGGAATACCAAAGAATACGATATCTAATTCCCTTTGTATACTCGCAAAG GTCGCGATTTCTAAAGATCGCAATGAAAGCAACACAAGAAATGATCAAAAAGATGTTTTTGAGGAGGAACTAACATGA
- the LOC132624755 gene encoding uncharacterized protein LOC132624755 — translation MILYVVGDSPSIGAVNRFLASQWDFASKPAIYYHNDGYFVIKFHCCDDRDQVMRSGPHMINNRPVILKPWSAHFNFSDEILKTIPLWVRFPNLLLNCWEPDSLSRLASGLGTPLCADECTLKMERISYARVLIEMDITVPLPTSVKILDSSGKTFDQVVDYEWWPQYCPVCCQIGHVCPVQPPKKVQPKQNKREPRKTAQVWHGKVQQQPAKDVVVNAESASHPTVNKGWMQVHGKAAGKKPVPNPTEEQLEVDISNDFTH, via the coding sequence ATGATTCTATATGTTGTGGGGGATTCCCCATCTATTGGAGCTGTAAATCGATTTTTGGCTAGTCAATGGGATTTTGCTTCAAAGCCAGCCATCTACTACCACAATGATGGATACTTTGTGATCAAGTTCCATTGTTGTGATGATAGAGATCAGGTTATGCGGTCAGGTCCCCATATGATCAATAATAGGCCAGTGATTTTAAAGCCGTGGAGTGCTCACTTCAATTTTAGTGACGAGATCTTGAAGACAATCCCCCTATGGGTAAGGTTCCCTAATCTCCTGTTGAATTGTTGGGAACCTGATTCACTTAGTCGTCTTGCTAGTGGACTAGGTACTCCTCTTTGTGCTGATGAGTGTACCTTAAAAATGGAAAGGATTTCTTATGCTCGGGTGCTAATAGAAATGGACATTACTGTCCCTCTACCCACATCAGTTAAAATCCTTGATTCGAGTGGTAAAACATTTGACCAGGTTGTGGACTATGAGTGGTGGCCTCAATACTGTCCTGTTTGTTGCCAAATTGGGCACGTATGCCCAGTGCAGCCACCCAAAAAGGTTCAACCCAAGCAGAACAAAAGAGAACCAAGGAAAACTGCACAGGTTTGGCATGGGAAGGTACAACAACAACCGGCCAAGGACGTGGTAGTGAACGCTGAGAGTGCTTCTCATCCTACTGTGAATAAGGGATGGATGCAAGTCCATGGAAAGGCAGCTGGAAAAAAACCAGTGCCGAATCCTACAGAAGAGCAGCTAGAGGTGGATATAAGTAATGATTTCACACACTGA